A section of the Leptotrichia sp. HSP-342 genome encodes:
- a CDS encoding helix-turn-helix domain-containing protein, whose protein sequence is MKKNLLKSKMSLHEDNNKTLAHKLKITPSAFSRKINGSSNFTIEEMKFIRKEYGLSDVEFLDIFF, encoded by the coding sequence ATGAAAAAGAATCTTTTAAAATCAAAAATGAGTTTACACGAAGACAACAACAAAACATTGGCACACAAGCTAAAAATAACTCCTTCAGCATTTTCACGAAAAATCAATGGAAGTAGTAATTTTACTATTGAAGAAATGAAGTTTATTAGGAAGGAGTATGGATTGAGTGATGTTGAGTTTTTGGATATTTTTTTTTAA
- a CDS encoding nucleotidyl transferase AbiEii/AbiGii toxin family protein yields MTSEKLKGKIKSFSEKNDLKAQEVLQMYFFERFLARLEKSKYRANFIIKGGFLISSIIGIQNRTTMDIDTTIKGLPVKEEIIKEIVLEILNIEVNDGIEFVLGKIENIREISEYENYRLHLTANFEKIKNPLKIDITTGDVIIPSEIEYSYETIFKEKLNILVYSLETLIAEKYETIIKRNITTTRLRDFYDIYMIFKLKNDKIDVNNLKQAIWETAKNRNSIEEILESKEILEDVKNDEYLNKQWNIYKNENKYVDNIQFSEILKLLNKIADIVQE; encoded by the coding sequence ATGACATCAGAAAAGTTAAAAGGGAAAATAAAAAGTTTTTCAGAAAAAAATGATTTGAAAGCACAGGAAGTATTGCAAATGTATTTTTTTGAAAGATTTTTGGCTCGATTGGAAAAATCAAAATATAGAGCGAATTTTATAATAAAAGGTGGATTTTTAATTTCATCAATTATTGGTATACAAAATAGAACAACGATGGATATTGATACGACGATAAAAGGACTTCCAGTAAAAGAAGAAATTATTAAAGAAATAGTATTAGAAATTTTAAATATTGAAGTAAATGATGGAATAGAATTTGTATTGGGAAAAATAGAAAATATAAGAGAAATATCTGAATATGAAAATTATAGATTACATTTGACAGCAAATTTTGAAAAAATAAAAAATCCATTAAAAATTGATATTACAACAGGAGATGTAATAATTCCATCAGAAATAGAATATTCATACGAAACAATATTTAAAGAAAAGTTAAATATCTTAGTTTATTCATTAGAAACATTGATTGCTGAAAAGTATGAAACTATAATAAAACGAAATATTACAACGACGAGATTGAGAGATTTTTATGATATTTATATGATTTTTAAATTGAAAAATGATAAGATAGATGTAAATAACTTAAAACAAGCAATTTGGGAAACGGCAAAAAATAGAAATTCAATAGAAGAAATATTAGAAAGCAAGGAAATTTTAGAAGACGTTAAAAATGATGAATATTTGAATAAACAATGGAATATTTATAAAAATGAAAATAAATATGTTGATAATATACAATTTTCTGAAATTTTGAAATTACTAAATAAAATAGCAGATATTGTACAAGAATAG
- a CDS encoding type IV toxin-antitoxin system AbiEi family antitoxin domain-containing protein, which produces MLEITNDKLNNFFENNTVITVKEAEKIGIKRQTLSNLCKKGILERVKQGVYQKSDTITDEFMKIQKNNNVIFSNTTALYFHNLTDKVPNTISITVPQGYNVLHITKKFKNLKIHYVKKEIFESGKIETLSKMGAKIYIYDKERTICDIIKNKEKIDVDVFSKALKLFFKDKDIKVRKLIKYSKELKTEKKVREYLEILI; this is translated from the coding sequence ATGTTGGAAATTACAAATGATAAATTAAATAATTTTTTTGAAAATAATACTGTAATAACGGTTAAGGAAGCAGAAAAAATTGGTATAAAAAGGCAGACACTTTCTAATCTATGTAAAAAAGGGATTTTAGAGAGAGTAAAGCAAGGGGTTTATCAGAAAAGTGATACAATCACAGATGAATTTATGAAAATACAAAAAAATAATAATGTGATTTTTTCAAATACGACTGCTCTATATTTTCATAATTTAACAGATAAAGTACCAAATACAATTTCAATAACAGTTCCACAAGGTTACAATGTTTTACATATTACGAAAAAATTTAAAAATTTGAAAATTCATTATGTGAAAAAAGAAATATTTGAAAGTGGAAAAATTGAAACTTTGAGTAAAATGGGGGCTAAAATTTATATTTATGATAAAGAGAGAACGATATGTGATATTATAAAAAATAAAGAAAAAATTGATGTAGATGTGTTTTCAAAGGCACTAAAATTATTTTTTAAAGATAAAGATATAAAAGTAAGAAAATTAATAAAATATAGTAAAGAATTGAAAACTGAAAAAAAAGTAAGAGAATATTTGGAGATTTTGATATGA
- a CDS encoding helix-turn-helix domain-containing protein encodes MENVGKRLKSLREKYKFSLEEVAKNIKSSAGAISRYENNERKINSESLIRLSNLYNVSPEYILYGINKDSNNLESSIISFFNNENIDFEEKEDLFNKIQNAFFKEKFK; translated from the coding sequence ATGGAAAATGTAGGAAAAAGATTAAAGAGTTTGAGAGAAAAGTACAAATTTTCTTTGGAGGAAGTGGCTAAAAATATAAAATCATCTGCTGGAGCTATTTCAAGATATGAAAATAACGAAAGAAAAATAAATAGTGAAAGTCTAATTAGACTATCCAACTTATACAACGTTTCGCCTGAATACATATTATACGGTATAAATAAAGATTCCAATAATTTAGAATCATCCATTATATCGTTTTTTAATAATGAAAATATAGATTTTGAAGAAAAAGAGGATTTGTTCAATAAGATTCAAAATGCCTT